A genome region from Halorussus pelagicus includes the following:
- the cas5b gene encoding type I-B CRISPR-associated protein Cas5b — MSQTELGTYDADEGDSDSHGETRRCLSLTVSGPWGHFRHVDGNTIKRTYRIMPRTTVAGLLAAIAGYDRDSYYDLFARGESGIAIEPTSEIRTMNLPENSLTTSGEGLKTVNSRGKVSITYPDPSADRQRVNYEVLVDPEYRIDVWLADGEAYDHLKSVLDAGKSYYTPSLGLSEHLAEIEYHGEKSAEPVAVDGTARVDSAIPDADGVVPDAGVTYGTERSPGYMTRTSGEGEFTGRKTTGFLTYTYSPECDALEVRGVDPAKVGDRTVVFV; from the coding sequence ATGTCTCAGACCGAACTCGGCACGTACGACGCTGACGAAGGCGATTCCGACAGCCACGGGGAGACACGCCGATGTCTCTCACTGACCGTCTCGGGACCGTGGGGCCACTTCCGCCATGTCGATGGTAACACCATCAAGCGGACCTACCGAATTATGCCCCGGACGACCGTCGCGGGACTGCTCGCCGCAATCGCGGGCTACGACCGCGATAGCTACTACGACCTGTTCGCTCGCGGTGAGTCCGGCATCGCCATCGAGCCGACCAGCGAGATTCGAACGATGAACCTGCCCGAAAACAGCCTGACGACCTCCGGCGAAGGGTTGAAGACGGTCAACAGTCGCGGGAAGGTCTCCATTACCTACCCGGACCCGAGTGCCGACCGACAGCGCGTCAACTACGAGGTGCTAGTAGACCCCGAGTACCGAATCGACGTGTGGCTAGCCGACGGCGAGGCCTACGACCACCTCAAGTCGGTTCTCGACGCCGGAAAATCGTACTACACGCCCTCGCTCGGCCTTTCGGAGCATCTGGCCGAAATTGAGTATCACGGCGAGAAGAGCGCAGAGCCGGTGGCGGTGGATGGAACCGCGAGAGTCGATTCCGCGATTCCGGACGCCGATGGCGTCGTTCCCGACGCGGGCGTGACCTACGGCACCGAGCGCTCGCCGGGATACATGACTCGGACCTCCGGAGAAGGCGAGTTCACCGGTCGGAAGACCACCGGGTTTCTGACCTACACCTACAGTCCCGAGTGCGACGCGCTCGAAGTACGGGGCGTTGACCCCGCGAAGGTCGGCGACCGAACGGTGGTCTTCGTGTGA